A part of Populus alba chromosome 8, ASM523922v2, whole genome shotgun sequence genomic DNA contains:
- the LOC118039445 gene encoding nuclear transcription factor Y subunit B-5: MVDNVGAGASGDDGGVKLEQDRLLPIANVGRIMKQILPPNAKISKEAKETMQECASEFISFVTGEASERCRKERRKTVNGDDVCWAMGALGFDDYAGPLRRYLQRYREIEGDRANQEKPANTNNTITADQEKEAPTSSSSSYRNNQGIRM, from the coding sequence ATGGTCGATAATGTTGGTGCTGGTGCTTCAGGTGACGATGGCGGCGTCAAGCTGGAGCAAGACAGGTTGTTGCCTATAGCCAACGTTGGACGGATCATGAAGCAAATTCTGCCGCCTAACGCGAAAATCTCCAAAGAAGCCAAGGAAACGATGCAAGAATGTGCTTCAGAGTTCATTAGCTTTGTCACCGGTGAAGCATCCGAGAGGTGTAGAAAGGAAAGGCGCAAAACCGTGAACGGAGATGATGTCTGCTGGGCTATGGGAGCCCTAGGTTTTGATGACTACGCCGGGCCACTAAGAAGGTATCTTCAAAGATATAGAGAGATAGAAGGAGATAGAGCTAATCAAGAGAAGCCTGCTAACACTAATAATACTATTACTGCTgatcaagaaaaagaagcaCCAACGTCCTCCTCCTCGTCATATAGAAATAATCAAGGAATCAGGATGTAG